GAGCACGTGGATCGGTCTACAGCCGTGCGTCAATTGCTATACACAGGGCTGCATGAGTGGAAGCTGCAATATGCGGCCAGGCGTTACCAACAGAACCAGGTAACGCTGGCCAGAGCAGCAGAGGAGGCAGGAGTGTCGGTCAGGGAGATGATGGAATACTTGAGACAAAGAAAGATAGCAGCACAGTATGACATGGAGGATTTTGAGAGAGATTTGAAGGGAATATATGCACGTCTAAGGAAAGAATTGTAACCCTGTTGAGACGCAGCCCAAGAAATGCTAGGCTTTTGATTAGCACTCTTAGCCAGAGAAGACAGACAGAATATTGAATAAGAGGAGGAGGGAATCTTAACTATGCTAGAAAGCTTTGAAGCCACCGAGACCATTGACGGGCTATGTGAAAAGCTGGCCGACACGCAGTTTGAGGACTATGATGATGAGAATGATTTGCTGGCAGAAGTGGGTGACCTGGTTACAGAATACTTTGACAGCCAACTGGGAGGGTTCGCCTCGGTTTCGGTAGAAGGAAAAGACCGGGGGAAAATCAAGCCTGTTTGGGCTTACGGGGCAGACCTATATCCGGACATAGCCGTAGAGGTAGGAGGGCTGCCGACCGTGGCCATAGAGATAAGGCTGGCCAACAGGGAAGATGGTATAGCCACTCCGGTAGTGGATGCCATCGGACGGACAGTGATCTACTCCCTGCAATACTCCTACGGCATCGTCTTTGTCCTTGACAGATCAGATAGCGATGTACGTAAGCACTGGCTAGATAGCGAGCTAGGAACTCGATTGTGGGACAATCATCGGATAAGGCTGATTGTCAGACCGTGAGCCTGGCTGCATAGCTTTGGAGGCAGCGGTGAAGCAACAGAAGTACGACGTAGCCGTCATCGGCGCTGGCATGGGGGGGTTATGTGCCGCAGCACTCCTGGTGCACCATGGTTACAGAACGCTCGTCGTCGAGAAACTGCCCTTCGTGGGCGGCAGAGCGTCTTCCTTCAGTTATAAGGGCTTCACCCTGCCCACTGGTTCGCTGTATGTGGAGACGGGAGGAGTGGTGGAAGGCATATTCAAGGAGGTCGGGGCCGATTTCCCGGTGCGCCCCTTCCCCATCGACCTTTGTTTCCGCATTGGCGGGAAGGACTACGTCATGGCCAAGAAGGGCGGACTGAGGGGGCTGATTTCCAACTTTGCTTCCGAGAAGGAGACCCAGAGTGTGATGGCTGCTCTCCGCCGTGCTTTTGCCTGGAATGAGCCTTCCGCTTCCATATCAATCCGCGATTGGCTTCTTCAGTACACTCAGAACGATAAGGTGCTGGCTGTATTCCGCGGGCTCTCTACCTATCAGTGCGTCAACTTCTGTGATATGCCTGCCAGTGAGTTCGTGCGACAGCTCAAACTGGGCGGCGGGGCAACAGCCGGCGCTCCACCGCAGGGGTTCCTGGAGCTAATGAACCAATTGGTCAAGGCAATTGAGGCAAAAGGCAGCCGGGTCTGGACTGGCTGCCGCGCGAAGCGCATCATTGCGGAGGAGGGGATGACTAAGGGAATAGTGATAGAGCGAGGAGCAGACCAGATAGAAATAGCCGCCAACGCCGTTATCAGCGACGTTGGCCCTCACCAGACAGTGGATCTGTCAGGGAGAGGAAATTTTGAGAAAGGATATCTGAAGGAACTGCGGGAGAAGGTACTGCCGCTGTCCTACATTGGGCTGGCCATCTCCAGCAACAGTCCGCTGGTGGATTTCCGGGGTGTTACGTTTCTCCCCGAAGGCCGCAGGCAAGTCAGCGTGATGTGCACCAGCCTGGTTTATCCAGAATATGCGCCTCAGGAAAGGCACCTGCTGCAAGCGTGGGCTACTCCGGATTCGTCCTTCCTTCCCCTGGATCCAAAGAAAGAAATAGACATGGTAGTGCAGGACTTGAGGGAGGCCATCCCGCGCTTCGACAGAGAGGCTGAAATCCTGCATGTCAGCTACTGGCAGAAGGACTGGCCAATGTACCGTGCCCTGCCTGGAGCTATCTCTCAGAAGACTCCAGTGGAAAACCTGTATAATGTTGGCGATGGCGTAGCGCCGCTGGTGCCCCTCGGCCTTCCTGGCTGCGCTCAAAGCGCCCGCATAGTGGTGGATGACATCAAGCAGCAGATGAAGCCCGGTGCTGCTTGATCCAAAAAAGGAAGTGCGTTGTGCTGGTAGTCAACGAAGATAGGTGTGTCGGCTGTGGCCTGTGCATCTCCTTCTGCCCCAGCGAGGCGCTGGCAGCCTGGGGCGTCTGCGCCATAGACAAAGAGCGCTGCACCGACTGTCTTATCTGTGTCGATTACTGCCCTGTGGACGCCCTGGAGATGACGGAGGAGAGCACAAAATGAAGGGGGTCGAGGTCCACTGCTACTCCGGACATACCTATGCTGTGCGCCCCACGTCCTTTGTGTGGCAGAATGTAGCCTACAGGGTAAAGGCGGTGGAGAAGGAGTGGCGGGAGCCAGAGGCGAAGCACTTCAGGGTTAGCACTGAAGACAACAAGTTCTTCGAACTTTGCTATAATGAACAGCAGGACGAGTGGTCGGTTATCGATCCCGGCGAGAAGGAGCGAGGGATGAAGAAGATATTTGAAATTCTAGAAAAGGATGCCCGGGTGACGCCGGGGCAGATTGCTACCATGACTGGCATGTCCCAGGCTGAGGTCAAGAGCATTATAGAGAAAGCGGAAAAAGACCGGACCATCGTGAAGTATAGTACGATGATTAACTGGGAGAAGCTTGGAGAGGAGCAGGTGCTGGCGTTGATCGAAGTGAGGGTACAGCCGCAGATGGACGTGGGCTTCAATGCCATAGCTGAGCGCATCTACCGTTTCCCCGAGGTACGTTCGGCTTACCTCGTCTCCGGTGGCTACGATCTGGCTGTCCTGGTCTCAGGAAGGACCATGCATGAAGTGGCTGCCTTTGTGACTGAGAGGCTGGCTACCCTGCATGGCGTACAGGGAACAGTGACCCATTTCTTGCTCAGGCGCTACAAGGAGGACGGGGAAATCCTGACGGGCGGAGAGGAGCACAGGCGATTACCAGTCACCATGTGAAGAATCGAATTGCGAGGCGGGTAAGTGAAGTCCCGCCTTCAGGTATAAGGAAGTTTTTTGATCTGATTTCCTCTTTGGAGGGAGGCATCTCTCTGGGGGTTGGTGAACCAGACTTCACCACTCCGTGGCATATTTCGGAGGCAGCCATCCGATCCCTGGAGCAGGGCTATACCATGTATACCTCGAATGCCGGGATGCCAGAATTGCGGAAGGAACTGGCTTCCTACCTCGAGGCTGCTTATGGCCTGAGCTACGATCCTGCCACTGAGTTGCTTATCACCAATGGCGTCAGCGAGGGGCTCGACTTGGCTGTGCGGGCGATACTCGACCCCGGCGATGAAGTGATAATTCCCGATCCGTCCTTTGGTGCCTACCCGGCCTGCGTGCTTTTTGCCTATGGTGTGCCAGTCCGCATCCCCACCAATTCTGACGACGGATTCCAGCTCTCCGCTGCCGATATCGAGGCCAGAATCACGAACCGTACCAAGGCCATTCTTATGGGTTATCCTGCCAATCCTACCGGTGCGGTGATGGAAACAGGCAAGATCGCTGAGATAGCCGAAGTGGCCAGGCGGCACAATCTGACGGTCATCTCTGATGAAATCTATAACCTCCTGGTCTACGACACTGAGCCTACCTGTTTTGCCTGCCTGCCGGAGATGAAGGGGCGGACTATTCTGCTCGGCGGCTTCTCCAAGGCCTTCGCCATGACGGGATGGCGGATCGGCTATGCTGCTGGCAGCGCTGAGATAATCGGCGCCATGACCAAGATTCATCAGTATACGGCCATGTGTGCTTCCACCATGGGACAGATGGCGGCCATCGAAGCCCTGAAGTCCGGGTTGCCGGATGCCAGGCGGATGGTAGAGGAGTACGACCGGAGGCGGCGGGTGATCGTCAGAGGGCTGAACGATATCGGACTGAGCTGCTTTGAGCCCAAGGGCGCTTTCTATGCCTTCCCTTCTATAGCTGTCACCGGGCTCTCGTCAGAGGGCTTCGCCGAGAAGCTGCTGGTAGAGGATAAGGTTGCAGTGGTGCCGGGTACGGCCTTCGGTCCGTCCGGGGAGGGACATGTCCGCTGTTGCTACGCGACGTCACTCCAGGACATCGAGGAGGCGCTGAAACGCATGGCCCGGTTTGTCGAAAGGCATCGCCGTCCCTAGACGCTTGTCTTGATGGAGCCCTTCTCACAAATCTAGGATCGTCAATTCACTGCGGAATGCTGGCAACTTCGAAGCTGTAGGGTGGGTGAAGTCGGCCTTTGCCAGACGAAACCCACCACCAACGTTCAAGATATGAAGGTGGGTTGCGCTGCGCTACACCCACCCTACTCAGTTTGTCGAGACTGGAAACATCTCTGAGTACTCGCTATTATCTGAGGTATGCAATAATAGGTCTTTAGCAGAAGGAGGTGTTGGAATGGCCGAGCATCTGATAAAAAAGACGTCCTGTCAGTTTTGCACTAATGTGTGTGGGGTCCTGGTCCATGTTGAGGACGGCAAGGTGGTCAGGATAGAAGGGAACAAAGAACATCCCCTGACCCGGGGCTTTGTCTGCCAAAGGGTGCGCATCGGCCCCAAATGGCTCTATCACCCGGACCAGCTTATGTATCCCCTGAAAAGGATCGGCCAGCGCGGTGAGGGCAAGTGGCAGAGGCTAACCTGGGACGACGCTCTGGGGGAGATAGGACAGAAGCTGCTGCAACTGAAGCAGAAATATGGCCCCGAAACGCTGGGCTTCTTCGAGGGCACCTACCGCGGCAACGACTACTGGCCCAGAGGCCGCTTTGCCAGCCTCTTTGGCAACCCGCATAACATCTTCGCCCCCGGCATCATCTGCGGCATCAACGATATGGGCATAAATATGGCCGTCATGGGAGACGTCACTACCTATGCCACTG
The sequence above is a segment of the Chloroflexota bacterium genome. Coding sequences within it:
- a CDS encoding Lrp/AsnC family transcriptional regulator, which codes for MKKIFEILEKDARVTPGQIATMTGMSQAEVKSIIEKAEKDRTIVKYSTMINWEKLGEEQVLALIEVRVQPQMDVGFNAIAERIYRFPEVRSAYLVSGGYDLAVLVSGRTMHEVAAFVTERLATLHGVQGTVTHFLLRRYKEDGEILTGGEEHRRLPVTM
- a CDS encoding aminotransferase class I/II-fold pyridoxal phosphate-dependent enzyme; amino-acid sequence: MTSHHVKNRIARRVSEVPPSGIRKFFDLISSLEGGISLGVGEPDFTTPWHISEAAIRSLEQGYTMYTSNAGMPELRKELASYLEAAYGLSYDPATELLITNGVSEGLDLAVRAILDPGDEVIIPDPSFGAYPACVLFAYGVPVRIPTNSDDGFQLSAADIEARITNRTKAILMGYPANPTGAVMETGKIAEIAEVARRHNLTVISDEIYNLLVYDTEPTCFACLPEMKGRTILLGGFSKAFAMTGWRIGYAAGSAEIIGAMTKIHQYTAMCASTMGQMAAIEALKSGLPDARRMVEEYDRRRRVIVRGLNDIGLSCFEPKGAFYAFPSIAVTGLSSEGFAEKLLVEDKVAVVPGTAFGPSGEGHVRCCYATSLQDIEEALKRMARFVERHRRP
- a CDS encoding NAD(P)/FAD-dependent oxidoreductase, which codes for MKQQKYDVAVIGAGMGGLCAAALLVHHGYRTLVVEKLPFVGGRASSFSYKGFTLPTGSLYVETGGVVEGIFKEVGADFPVRPFPIDLCFRIGGKDYVMAKKGGLRGLISNFASEKETQSVMAALRRAFAWNEPSASISIRDWLLQYTQNDKVLAVFRGLSTYQCVNFCDMPASEFVRQLKLGGGATAGAPPQGFLELMNQLVKAIEAKGSRVWTGCRAKRIIAEEGMTKGIVIERGADQIEIAANAVISDVGPHQTVDLSGRGNFEKGYLKELREKVLPLSYIGLAISSNSPLVDFRGVTFLPEGRRQVSVMCTSLVYPEYAPQERHLLQAWATPDSSFLPLDPKKEIDMVVQDLREAIPRFDREAEILHVSYWQKDWPMYRALPGAISQKTPVENLYNVGDGVAPLVPLGLPGCAQSARIVVDDIKQQMKPGAA
- a CDS encoding 4Fe-4S dicluster domain-containing protein produces the protein MVVNEDRCVGCGLCISFCPSEALAAWGVCAIDKERCTDCLICVDYCPVDALEMTEESTK